One window of the Halobacillus litoralis genome contains the following:
- a CDS encoding S1C family serine protease: MFDEEKKKEKRQYKRTGLAFSVLGAIIAVFIVTTVFQWKGVSVNVNTEKPTAQANELQLGKNQEEVTQAIDKASQAVVGISNVQETPQGTKKAGTGSGVIYKEDGDKAFVATNHHVVEKSSELEVILSDGTKVEAELKGSDPLTDLAVLQIDSEHVQKVAELGKANDVEVGQTAIAIGNPLGMEFAGSATKGIVSGLNRNIPVDINGDQQPDWQTEVLQTDAAINPGNSGGPLVNLQGEVIGINSMKIAKAEVEGIGFSIPMDVAKPVIEDLETKGEVERPYMGVSLQDVNQIPNPVLQRELGLPNDIDHGVIVQGVEKGSPADEAGLRQYDVITAIDGNKVDSLMSLRKYLYNQVQDGDTAELTVYRDGEQTKVELTLTSQ; encoded by the coding sequence ATGTTTGATGAAGAAAAAAAGAAAGAAAAGCGTCAATACAAGCGTACAGGTTTAGCTTTCAGTGTATTAGGTGCGATTATTGCTGTATTTATAGTTACTACAGTTTTTCAATGGAAAGGTGTATCCGTCAACGTAAACACGGAGAAGCCGACAGCTCAAGCCAATGAATTACAGCTTGGTAAAAACCAGGAAGAAGTAACCCAGGCGATCGACAAAGCTTCACAAGCTGTCGTAGGAATCAGCAATGTTCAAGAAACACCGCAAGGAACTAAAAAAGCCGGTACAGGTTCTGGGGTCATTTATAAAGAAGACGGCGATAAAGCTTTTGTTGCCACCAACCATCACGTTGTTGAAAAATCTTCCGAATTGGAAGTGATTTTGAGTGATGGAACTAAAGTAGAAGCCGAGCTGAAAGGCAGTGACCCATTGACAGACTTGGCCGTTTTACAAATAGATAGCGAACATGTGCAGAAGGTTGCTGAATTAGGCAAAGCCAATGACGTAGAGGTCGGGCAGACAGCCATAGCCATAGGTAACCCGCTGGGCATGGAATTCGCTGGATCAGCCACTAAAGGTATTGTCAGTGGTCTTAACCGAAATATCCCTGTAGATATTAATGGAGACCAACAGCCAGACTGGCAAACCGAAGTGCTTCAAACAGATGCTGCCATCAACCCTGGTAACAGTGGTGGGCCGCTGGTCAACTTGCAAGGCGAAGTCATAGGGATAAACTCTATGAAAATCGCAAAAGCAGAAGTTGAAGGAATCGGTTTCTCAATTCCGATGGATGTAGCTAAACCAGTCATCGAAGATTTAGAAACCAAAGGAGAAGTGGAGCGTCCATATATGGGAGTTTCCCTCCAGGACGTAAACCAAATCCCTAACCCTGTGCTTCAGAGGGAATTAGGATTACCTAACGACATCGACCATGGTGTCATTGTCCAAGGTGTCGAAAAAGGTTCTCCGGCCGATGAAGCAGGACTTCGTCAATACGATGTCATCACCGCTATTGACGGGAATAAAGTCGATTCACTTATGAGTTTAAGAAAATATCTCTACAACCAAGTGCAAGATGGAGATACAGCTGAACTCACCGTCTACCGAGACGGAGAACAAACGAAAGTCGAACTAACACTAACCTCCCAGTAA
- a CDS encoding response regulator transcription factor has product MNDTIGLVEDDPNIREIVEAYLTKEGYEVKAVDTAEKAWDVFETGAPDLWVLDIMLPGMDGYEFCKRIRQTSEVPILIISAKDEEVDKILGLELGGDDYLTKPFSPRELVARVKRHLKKWEAMKPLPEQGEEKITAGDFVLNQQERRVYFKGEEIEVTTKEFEILKILGAQENRAFSREELLVKVWGDDYFGSDRAVDDLIKRLRKKMKDLPIETVWGHGYRLRDGSS; this is encoded by the coding sequence ATGAATGATACAATTGGTCTCGTTGAAGACGACCCTAATATAAGAGAGATTGTTGAAGCATACTTAACAAAGGAAGGATATGAAGTGAAAGCTGTCGATACAGCAGAAAAAGCCTGGGATGTTTTTGAAACAGGTGCTCCGGACTTGTGGGTTCTGGATATTATGTTACCAGGGATGGATGGCTATGAATTTTGTAAACGCATTAGACAAACATCAGAAGTACCAATCTTAATCATTTCAGCTAAAGACGAAGAAGTGGATAAGATTTTAGGTCTTGAATTAGGCGGGGATGACTATCTGACGAAGCCTTTCAGTCCAAGAGAGCTGGTCGCAAGGGTGAAGCGGCATTTGAAAAAATGGGAAGCTATGAAGCCTCTGCCAGAACAAGGCGAGGAGAAGATTACAGCAGGGGATTTTGTATTGAATCAGCAAGAAAGACGTGTGTATTTCAAGGGTGAAGAAATAGAAGTGACGACAAAAGAGTTTGAAATCCTCAAGATTTTAGGCGCACAGGAAAATCGAGCTTTCTCAAGGGAAGAATTATTGGTGAAGGTTTGGGGTGATGACTATTTCGGAAGCGATCGGGCTGTAGATGATCTTATTAAGCGTTTACGCAAAAAAATGAAGGACCTGCCGATTGAAACGGTGTGGGGACATGGCTACCGACTAAGGGATGGATCCTCATGA
- a CDS encoding sensor histidine kinase, giving the protein MKLLHQLNAAFAALIIVIMSITAFFIYSLLMDMLIQDEQRQLKGRAELLIDIISEQDPDRSPQLSQLIQDRNYPILLFDRAQDEVLFRTMPAEVADSWMERYEEELVDQEVWESGGEKYVVYDFPVNAGNNQILVMATPLNDLQAVQSVFALRMIAVFLIGLFLALIVSSILTWRLVTPLTKLKQEVKKIEKRQFSKVEKVNASGEIKEVEQSVRHMADELARYIHSQKQFFQNASHELKTPLMSIQGYAEGIRDGVFEGEAAEKGLNVMVSETERLKKIVNEMILLAKLDSSEDIYKPELTDISEIISQAKDRLFPLANEKGIDLELTHLPSFYSVVDRERVLQALINILSNAVRHAKQKVTITTEVQEGRLKIQVGDDGNGISEELLPQLFERFIKGKEGETGLGLAISRAIIERSGGTIYAFNRSQGTGAIFEIEFNRKE; this is encoded by the coding sequence ATGAAATTGCTTCATCAATTGAATGCAGCCTTTGCAGCATTGATTATCGTCATCATGTCTATCACGGCTTTTTTCATATACTCTCTATTGATGGATATGTTGATCCAGGATGAACAAAGGCAATTGAAAGGGAGAGCTGAACTGTTGATTGATATCATCTCTGAACAGGACCCTGACCGGAGTCCACAACTGTCCCAGCTCATCCAGGATCGTAATTATCCAATATTGCTGTTCGATCGTGCCCAGGATGAAGTATTGTTTAGAACGATGCCTGCTGAAGTCGCTGATTCCTGGATGGAGCGCTACGAAGAGGAGTTAGTGGACCAGGAAGTGTGGGAAAGCGGTGGAGAGAAATATGTTGTTTATGACTTTCCTGTCAACGCCGGGAATAATCAAATACTTGTCATGGCCACACCTCTGAATGACTTGCAAGCCGTACAGTCTGTTTTCGCTCTTCGTATGATCGCTGTATTCTTGATAGGATTATTTCTCGCTCTAATTGTCAGCTCTATTTTGACATGGAGGCTTGTCACTCCATTAACGAAATTGAAACAGGAAGTGAAAAAGATAGAGAAAAGGCAATTTTCCAAGGTGGAAAAAGTCAATGCTTCAGGTGAGATCAAAGAAGTTGAACAGAGTGTCAGGCACATGGCTGATGAACTTGCCCGCTACATTCATTCTCAAAAACAATTTTTCCAGAATGCTTCCCATGAATTGAAGACACCCTTAATGTCGATTCAAGGTTATGCAGAAGGAATTCGTGATGGTGTTTTTGAAGGAGAGGCAGCGGAAAAAGGTTTGAATGTGATGGTCAGTGAAACGGAGCGGTTAAAGAAAATCGTGAATGAAATGATTTTACTAGCCAAACTCGATAGCAGTGAAGATATTTATAAACCTGAACTTACAGATATTTCGGAAATCATCAGTCAGGCTAAAGATCGACTTTTCCCTTTGGCTAATGAAAAAGGAATCGACCTTGAACTTACGCATCTTCCATCCTTTTACTCAGTAGTAGATCGTGAACGTGTTTTGCAGGCATTAATCAATATTTTAAGCAATGCGGTAAGACATGCAAAACAGAAAGTTACCATAACAACTGAAGTGCAAGAGGGACGATTGAAAATCCAAGTGGGAGATGATGGCAATGGCATCTCAGAGGAACTTCTTCCCCAACTGTTCGAGCGTTTTATTAAAGGGAAAGAAGGGGAAACAGGATTAGGTCTTGCTATCTCACGAGCTATAATCGAACGGAGCGGTGGAACAATATACGCATTCAACCGCTCACAAGGAACGGGAGCGATTTTCGAAATAGAATTTAACCGCAAAGAGTGA
- a CDS encoding acyl-CoA thioesterase, which produces MDAKPCIDSLTVKSSHVLPPDTNSHGTLFGGKLMAHIDDVAAIAAVRHCRKPVVTASMDSVDFLQPVFEGDTVCLEAFVTWTHNTSMEVFVKAITENLLTGERKVCTTAFLSMVAVDENNEPSPVTAVFPESDEEKWLHEGAKRRHEHRKNRRKESKELANKFGTSLPWKRGL; this is translated from the coding sequence ATGGATGCTAAACCTTGTATAGATTCTTTAACTGTAAAAAGCTCACATGTGCTCCCACCTGATACGAATAGTCACGGGACACTTTTCGGTGGTAAACTGATGGCACATATTGATGATGTAGCCGCAATTGCCGCTGTCAGACATTGTAGAAAACCTGTCGTAACAGCTTCTATGGATTCTGTAGACTTCCTGCAGCCGGTGTTCGAAGGTGATACGGTGTGTTTAGAAGCCTTTGTAACATGGACACATAACACATCTATGGAAGTTTTCGTAAAAGCGATAACTGAAAATTTATTGACAGGTGAACGAAAGGTTTGTACGACTGCATTTCTTTCGATGGTGGCGGTTGATGAAAACAATGAACCCTCACCTGTCACGGCTGTATTTCCTGAATCAGATGAAGAAAAATGGCTCCATGAAGGTGCAAAAAGACGCCACGAACACCGTAAGAATAGAAGGAAGGAATCGAAAGAGCTTGCGAATAAGTTCGGTACAAGCCTTCCTTGGAAAAGGGGGCTGTAA
- a CDS encoding alanine/glycine:cation symporter family protein, which yields MQEVLGFLNDWMWGTILVVTLLGLGLWFSIKLNFVQFRYIPEMIRVLFDKRSISAEGKKGTSPFQAFAISTASRVGTGNLAGVAAAITVGGPGAVFWMWIVAILGGASSFIESTLAQVYKVPDKDQYRGGPAYYIEKGLKNRTLGIIFAITITFTYGLVFSSVQSNTIRLAFENSFNVDKWLMGGLLTLAVALIIFGGLKRIAQVTQFIIPIMAIFYIILAGYVLLANLGQVPTMFGQIFAGAFGFREIAGGTFGGMILIGIKRGLFSNEAGMGSAPNAAATSEVTHPVKQGLIQTLGVFTDTLLICSATAVIILFAGDYAGTDLDGIQLTQEAFESQLGAWAAIFIAIAILLFAFSSIIGNYYYGETNIEFIKTSKVNIFIYRIAVLAMVMFGAVAEFGLVWSLADLTMGIMALINLYAILRLSSVAYAALKDYRRQRKEGKDPVFYQDHLPGVDGMEYWRRDQSSEKEN from the coding sequence ATGCAAGAAGTACTCGGTTTTCTGAACGATTGGATGTGGGGGACCATCCTGGTCGTCACTCTTCTTGGGTTAGGACTTTGGTTCTCGATTAAATTGAACTTTGTTCAGTTCAGGTACATACCAGAAATGATTCGCGTATTGTTCGACAAACGATCCATCTCAGCAGAAGGGAAGAAAGGAACATCTCCATTCCAAGCTTTTGCTATCAGTACAGCTTCCCGTGTCGGTACGGGGAACCTGGCAGGTGTAGCCGCTGCTATTACAGTCGGAGGGCCTGGAGCTGTTTTTTGGATGTGGATTGTAGCTATTCTTGGAGGAGCTTCAAGCTTTATTGAAAGTACGTTGGCACAAGTCTACAAAGTACCAGATAAAGACCAGTACCGGGGCGGCCCTGCTTATTACATTGAAAAAGGGTTGAAGAACCGGACATTAGGAATAATATTCGCGATCACCATCACCTTTACATATGGTCTTGTGTTCAGTTCTGTCCAGTCAAATACGATTCGTTTAGCTTTTGAAAACTCTTTTAACGTCGATAAATGGCTGATGGGTGGTTTACTCACACTAGCTGTTGCTCTGATCATTTTCGGCGGGTTGAAACGAATTGCCCAAGTCACACAATTCATCATACCGATTATGGCGATTTTCTACATCATTTTAGCTGGTTATGTCCTTTTGGCAAATTTAGGACAAGTACCTACAATGTTCGGTCAGATTTTTGCAGGAGCATTCGGTTTCCGTGAGATTGCAGGCGGAACCTTCGGCGGTATGATTCTGATCGGAATCAAACGTGGATTATTCTCGAATGAAGCAGGAATGGGTAGTGCGCCGAATGCGGCTGCAACATCTGAAGTAACTCACCCAGTCAAACAAGGATTAATCCAAACACTTGGCGTTTTTACAGATACATTGCTCATCTGTAGTGCAACAGCTGTCATTATCTTGTTCGCTGGCGATTATGCCGGGACAGATTTAGATGGTATTCAATTGACACAAGAAGCCTTCGAATCTCAGCTGGGTGCGTGGGCGGCCATCTTTATTGCTATTGCAATTCTCTTGTTCGCTTTCAGTTCCATTATAGGAAATTATTATTATGGTGAAACGAATATCGAATTCATTAAAACGAGCAAAGTCAATATTTTCATTTATAGAATCGCGGTTCTTGCAATGGTCATGTTTGGTGCAGTAGCTGAATTCGGTCTCGTTTGGTCACTGGCTGACTTGACGATGGGGATCATGGCTTTAATTAACTTGTATGCTATATTGCGGTTGTCATCAGTCGCTTATGCTGCTTTAAAGGATTACCGGAGGCAGCGTAAGGAAGGGAAAGACCCTGTTTTCTATCAAGACCATCTTCCCGGCGTAGATGGAATGGAATATTGGAGAAGAGATCAGAGCTCTGAAAAAGAAAATTAA
- a CDS encoding ABC-F family ATP-binding cassette domain-containing protein: protein MSLLSVNNLSKSYGDKDLFEDLSFAISSRQRIGLIGVNGTGKSTLLKILAGLETGDSGNLDHAKDFTVEYLPQEPDLEEDKTVLEQIYYGDAEVMVVMRQYEHVLLELSQDPENTAVQERMLELQQKMEEKDAWEANTAAKTILSKLGIEFFDKKVGELSGGQKKRVAIAKALIQPADLLMLDEPTNHLDNETIEWLEEFLSSYKGALMVVTHDRYFLNRVTNLIYELDRSDLYIYEGNYETFLEKKADREEWERQAQQKHQNTLRRELAWLKAGVKARTTKQKARKQRVEAMKEESFDTKKENVDMAIGSKRLGNQVIELEGISHSIQSHSLIENLDYLVVPGERLGIIGPNGSGKTTLLNIMAERIKPDQGEVRVGSTVRIGYYTQDHEELDESLKVIEYIKEVAEVIKTANGDEVTAEQMLERFLFPRPQQWTYIKRLSGGERRRLYLLRVLMSEPNLLFLDEPTNDLDTETLSVLEEYLEHFPGVVITVSHDRYFLDRVVDKLLAFEGKAAIRKFYGNYSEYLEDRKNEKEAVQVEKKSSAQEDTRRSNRKRKLTYREKQEWETIETVISNLETRLEELNKQLTEAAANYDKVQEISLEQEKVEAELEEKMERWEELSLIVEEIDNQ from the coding sequence ATGAGCCTATTATCAGTAAACAATTTAAGTAAAAGTTATGGAGATAAAGATCTGTTCGAGGACTTGTCTTTTGCAATATCAAGCAGGCAGCGCATTGGATTGATCGGCGTTAATGGGACGGGGAAATCGACGCTGTTAAAAATACTGGCAGGTTTGGAAACCGGTGATTCAGGAAATTTGGATCATGCCAAAGATTTCACGGTTGAATATTTGCCTCAAGAGCCGGATTTGGAGGAAGATAAGACTGTACTTGAGCAAATCTATTACGGTGATGCTGAAGTTATGGTGGTAATGCGTCAATACGAACATGTCCTGCTGGAGTTGTCCCAGGACCCAGAGAATACAGCTGTGCAAGAACGGATGCTCGAACTCCAACAGAAGATGGAAGAAAAAGATGCCTGGGAAGCGAATACAGCAGCGAAGACGATCCTTTCAAAACTTGGTATTGAATTCTTCGATAAGAAAGTGGGAGAGCTGTCGGGCGGGCAAAAGAAGAGAGTCGCGATTGCTAAAGCGTTGATACAGCCAGCAGACTTATTAATGTTAGACGAGCCGACCAACCACCTCGACAATGAAACAATTGAATGGTTAGAAGAGTTTTTGTCTTCCTACAAAGGAGCGCTAATGGTTGTCACACACGACAGGTATTTCCTCAACCGTGTGACAAACTTGATTTATGAGTTGGATCGTAGCGATCTTTATATATATGAAGGGAACTATGAAACCTTCTTAGAGAAAAAGGCAGATCGGGAAGAGTGGGAACGCCAAGCCCAGCAAAAGCATCAAAATACGCTGCGTCGTGAGCTTGCATGGCTGAAAGCGGGTGTGAAAGCAAGAACAACTAAACAGAAAGCCCGTAAGCAACGGGTGGAAGCGATGAAAGAAGAAAGTTTCGATACAAAGAAAGAGAATGTCGACATGGCGATCGGCTCAAAAAGGCTGGGTAATCAAGTCATAGAATTAGAAGGGATTTCACATTCAATTCAATCGCATTCACTCATTGAAAACTTAGATTACCTCGTGGTGCCAGGGGAACGGTTAGGCATTATCGGCCCGAACGGATCCGGAAAAACGACGTTGCTCAACATCATGGCAGAACGCATCAAACCTGATCAAGGAGAGGTCCGCGTTGGTTCTACGGTACGGATTGGTTACTATACACAGGACCACGAAGAATTGGATGAGAGTTTGAAGGTGATTGAATACATCAAAGAGGTAGCTGAAGTTATTAAGACGGCTAATGGAGATGAAGTCACCGCAGAACAGATGTTGGAACGATTCTTATTCCCGAGACCTCAGCAATGGACTTATATTAAACGATTATCTGGAGGGGAGCGTAGACGCCTCTATTTATTAAGAGTTCTAATGAGCGAGCCCAATTTACTTTTCCTTGATGAGCCGACAAACGATCTGGATACGGAAACATTAAGTGTATTGGAAGAGTACTTGGAGCATTTTCCGGGAGTTGTCATTACGGTTTCTCACGACCGCTATTTCTTGGATCGTGTAGTTGATAAATTGCTTGCTTTTGAAGGAAAGGCAGCCATCCGAAAGTTTTATGGAAACTACAGTGAATATCTGGAAGATAGGAAAAATGAGAAAGAAGCTGTACAGGTTGAGAAAAAAAGTTCTGCTCAAGAAGACACTCGCAGATCCAACCGGAAGCGGAAGTTAACCTATCGTGAAAAGCAGGAGTGGGAAACGATCGAAACGGTAATTTCTAATTTGGAAACCCGTTTAGAGGAACTAAATAAACAGCTCACAGAAGCAGCTGCAAACTATGATAAAGTCCAAGAAATTTCTCTTGAACAGGAGAAAGTAGAAGCCGAATTGGAAGAGAAAATGGAAAGATGGGAAGAGTTGTCCTTGATTGTTGAAGAAATAGACAATCAATGA
- a CDS encoding aminopeptidase — translation MKMPSNDKLQKYAELALRTGVNLQDGQLLMINSTIDGAEFTRIVAQKAFEMGAKDVHINWGDDTLTRMKYEHADQETLSNVPQWQQQKFTYFAEQGAAILSIRSTDPDLLKGIDAGKVAAANKARAEAMATFRDYTMNDRIQWSIVSIPIPAWAQKIFPDENVETAVEKLWEQIFSIVRVDQEDPIAAWEEHNRTLIKAREYLNKKQYQKLIYKAPGTDLEVALPKGHIWKGGPSKTVEGGVQFNPNMPTEEVFTAPHKYGVEGTVSSTKPLNYGGNVIDDFSVTFKEGKVVDYSAEEGSETLQHLLDTDEGSRRLGELALVPHESPISQSGLIFYNTLYDENASCHLALGKAYPNNMTGGSDMSEDELDRNGVNHSLSHVDFMMGSEELDIDGVLEDGTTEPVMRNGSWAISFE, via the coding sequence ATGAAAATGCCAAGCAATGACAAATTACAAAAATATGCTGAACTGGCTTTGCGTACAGGAGTCAACTTACAAGACGGCCAGCTGCTCATGATCAATTCCACAATCGATGGAGCTGAATTCACACGCATCGTCGCTCAAAAAGCTTTCGAAATGGGAGCAAAAGATGTACATATCAACTGGGGTGACGATACACTCACTCGTATGAAGTACGAACATGCGGACCAAGAGACCTTATCAAATGTTCCACAGTGGCAGCAACAGAAATTCACTTACTTTGCTGAACAAGGAGCCGCGATTCTATCCATCCGATCCACCGACCCGGATTTGCTGAAAGGTATTGATGCTGGGAAAGTAGCTGCAGCTAACAAGGCAAGAGCAGAAGCTATGGCTACATTCCGGGATTACACAATGAATGACCGCATCCAATGGTCGATTGTAAGCATTCCTATCCCTGCTTGGGCTCAAAAGATATTCCCGGATGAGAATGTAGAAACAGCTGTAGAAAAGCTTTGGGAGCAAATTTTCAGTATCGTACGTGTAGACCAGGAAGATCCCATCGCTGCTTGGGAAGAACATAACCGAACCTTAATCAAGGCTCGCGAATATTTAAACAAAAAACAATATCAAAAATTAATATACAAAGCTCCGGGAACAGACTTAGAAGTTGCGTTACCTAAAGGGCATATCTGGAAAGGCGGTCCTTCCAAGACAGTAGAAGGAGGAGTGCAATTCAACCCCAACATGCCGACAGAAGAAGTGTTCACAGCTCCTCATAAATACGGAGTGGAAGGCACCGTATCAAGCACGAAACCATTGAATTATGGTGGAAATGTAATTGATGACTTTTCTGTTACTTTCAAAGAAGGTAAAGTGGTTGACTACTCAGCAGAAGAAGGTAGTGAAACATTGCAACACCTACTGGATACAGATGAAGGTTCACGTCGCCTTGGTGAATTGGCTCTTGTCCCACACGAATCACCCATTTCTCAGTCAGGACTGATTTTCTATAACACGTTATACGATGAAAATGCTTCTTGTCACTTGGCACTTGGGAAAGCATACCCGAACAATATGACAGGCGGGTCAGATATGAGTGAAGATGAGCTAGACCGAAATGGCGTCAATCATAGTTTGTCCCACGTGGATTTCATGATGGGTTCAGAAGAACTTGATATTGATGGGGTATTGGAAGACGGTACGACAGAACCAGTGATGCGTAATGGCAGCTGGGCTATTTCGTTCGAATAA
- the asnB gene encoding asparagine synthase (glutamine-hydrolyzing) yields the protein MCGIVGLIHNDQYFEPSVIQEMMKKIHHRGPDNGGYYHDREVSLGFRRLSIIDRTENANQPMFCENKRFLLTFNGEIYNFNSIKDPLIERGHQFQSHTDSEVVLHGYEEYGVEILHKLRGMFAFAIWDKEQEELFLARDPFGIKPLYYSSNTKDGSFLFGSEIKSFLPCPSFVKEFNKEALKPYLTFQYSALVETFFEGVFKLNPGHYMIYKKGSCQVHEYWDTTYTETTLTLEEAVEEIKNFMEDSVRHHQMSEVKVGSFLSGGIDSSYVTTLMKPKKTFSVGFKDYNGIFNETNLAEDLSEQLEIQNHRKLISGEEFFEKVPAIQYHMDEPHANLSSIPLYFLAELASRHVTVVLSGEGADELFGGYDWYQISRKHQAYEKVPFPLRQFVSKICERLPKNQLTNFLLMGGKKVEEKFIGQAKIFSEEGAVSLLKPPYHSGKTASMILKKTYQKVRHTNDFTKMQYTDIHHWLPGDILQKADKMSSAHSLELRVPFLDKQVMETASKLAPSLRVHPKDTKYALRQAAKSVLPEEWADRAKVGFPVPIRDWLRKQRYYEHVKEVLLSETASSFFHTEELLGYLDAHYENQGNWHRCIWTVYVFLIWYEVYFVNDGAPPYDFKIAESEETLAHA from the coding sequence ATGTGTGGAATTGTCGGACTTATACATAATGATCAATATTTCGAACCGTCAGTGATCCAGGAAATGATGAAGAAAATCCATCATCGCGGACCCGACAATGGTGGTTATTATCATGATAGAGAAGTAAGCTTAGGGTTCCGGAGACTCAGCATTATCGATAGGACTGAAAACGCGAATCAACCTATGTTTTGTGAAAACAAACGCTTTCTTTTGACTTTCAATGGTGAAATTTACAATTTTAACAGCATAAAAGACCCCCTAATAGAAAGAGGGCACCAGTTCCAAAGTCACACAGACAGCGAAGTGGTGCTTCATGGATACGAAGAATATGGAGTTGAAATTCTTCATAAACTGCGTGGGATGTTCGCATTTGCAATATGGGATAAAGAACAAGAAGAACTCTTTTTAGCGCGGGATCCCTTCGGCATTAAGCCGCTTTATTATAGTAGTAACACTAAAGATGGATCTTTCCTATTCGGATCTGAAATCAAATCCTTTCTTCCCTGTCCCTCTTTTGTTAAAGAATTTAATAAGGAAGCATTGAAGCCATACTTAACCTTCCAATATTCTGCTCTTGTGGAAACATTTTTTGAAGGCGTTTTCAAGCTTAATCCAGGACACTATATGATTTATAAAAAAGGAAGTTGCCAAGTACACGAGTATTGGGACACCACATATACCGAAACGACACTAACCTTGGAAGAAGCAGTGGAGGAAATTAAGAATTTCATGGAAGATTCCGTCCGCCATCACCAAATGAGTGAAGTGAAAGTCGGATCATTTCTTTCAGGAGGGATCGATTCCAGCTATGTAACGACACTGATGAAACCTAAAAAGACATTCTCTGTGGGATTCAAGGATTATAATGGGATATTTAACGAAACAAACCTGGCGGAAGACCTATCTGAACAACTTGAAATACAAAACCATAGAAAATTGATTTCAGGTGAAGAGTTTTTTGAGAAGGTCCCAGCGATTCAATACCACATGGATGAACCGCATGCAAACTTATCTTCCATACCTCTCTATTTTTTAGCGGAACTTGCCAGCCGGCATGTCACAGTCGTTTTATCAGGGGAAGGAGCAGACGAATTATTCGGGGGTTATGACTGGTATCAAATTAGTAGGAAGCACCAGGCTTATGAGAAGGTTCCATTTCCATTACGCCAATTCGTTTCTAAGATATGTGAGCGATTGCCCAAAAATCAGCTCACCAATTTCTTACTCATGGGGGGTAAGAAAGTAGAAGAAAAATTCATCGGGCAAGCGAAAATTTTCTCGGAAGAGGGCGCGGTATCTCTATTGAAACCGCCATATCATAGCGGGAAAACAGCGTCTATGATTCTTAAAAAAACATATCAAAAAGTGCGTCACACAAACGATTTCACCAAAATGCAGTACACAGATATCCACCACTGGCTCCCAGGGGATATATTGCAAAAGGCAGATAAAATGAGTTCTGCACATTCCCTTGAATTAAGGGTGCCCTTTTTAGACAAACAGGTGATGGAAACAGCCAGCAAACTTGCTCCCTCCCTGAGAGTCCATCCAAAAGATACAAAATACGCATTAAGGCAAGCTGCAAAGTCTGTTCTCCCAGAGGAATGGGCGGATCGTGCAAAAGTCGGCTTCCCCGTTCCGATTCGGGACTGGTTAAGGAAACAAAGATATTATGAACATGTCAAAGAGGTCCTTCTGTCCGAAACAGCTTCCAGTTTTTTTCATACCGAGGAACTGCTGGGATATTTAGATGCTCATTATGAAAATCAAGGGAACTGGCACCGGTGCATTTGGACGGTTTATGTATTCTTGATCTGGTATGAGGTTTACTTCGTCAACGATGGCGCACCTCCTTATGACTTTAAAATAGCCGAATCGGAAGAAACATTAGCACATGCATAA
- a CDS encoding sigma-70 family RNA polymerase sigma factor — protein sequence MTGNTQVDFTRDEAIEYIMHHYGEILKRTIFTYVKNHHTTDDLFQEVLILIYRKWDQFHGQSQLKTWAIRIAINRCKDYLRSPLHRIKIVKDQWLDKKDPQHLEETVIQKEQWDEIAKAILSLPIKYREVMILTFQQNMSQKEIADVTDTPLSTVKTRMQRARQMLKKQVNEGELTLE from the coding sequence GTGACCGGAAATACACAAGTCGACTTCACACGTGACGAAGCAATCGAATACATTATGCACCATTATGGTGAGATTCTGAAACGAACTATTTTCACTTATGTGAAAAATCACCACACAACCGATGACCTTTTTCAAGAAGTGCTTATACTCATTTATCGGAAGTGGGATCAATTCCACGGCCAATCTCAGTTAAAGACTTGGGCGATAAGAATAGCTATTAATCGTTGTAAAGATTATTTACGCTCTCCTCTTCATCGAATCAAAATCGTCAAAGATCAATGGTTAGATAAAAAAGATCCCCAGCACCTTGAAGAAACGGTCATCCAAAAGGAACAATGGGATGAAATTGCCAAAGCGATTCTCAGCCTGCCCATCAAATATCGGGAAGTAATGATCCTCACCTTTCAACAAAATATGTCCCAGAAGGAAATTGCGGACGTTACTGATACACCATTGTCCACAGTGAAAACGCGCATGCAGCGTGCTCGCCAAATGTTAAAAAAACAAGTCAATGAGGGGGAACTGACCCTTGAATAA